In Arthrobacter sp. B3I9, the following are encoded in one genomic region:
- a CDS encoding ferredoxin reductase family protein, producing the protein MTVSADRRWNGPSYAEVSAKTAARSVPPAVALWLIAAGAAAAVALAGISAPQPLRFNLPLLAHVSGLFAGYGVTVMVALMSRAPALERGVGADRLARWHGTGGRAIVSLILIHGLAATAAWAMGRGSSLWAATVDVLHMPGLVAATVGTAVFLSVGIASAQGARRRLRYETWHLLHLLTYLAIALSFSHELAGPDLAGLPFVQVAWSLLYTFSFGLVLRYRVLAPLTQVWRHRLRVDHVVDEGAGVVSIVLRGRHLDELNAESGQFFRWRFLTRTLWPSSHPFSLSAPPHQQFLRITVKAVGDGTQLIHSVRTGTRVLAQGPYGAMTKERRQGRGVLLIGGGVGITPMRALFETLPVAGNELTLLYRASSADEILFRDELEYIARHRGARLIFLTGPASDPRNAITAQSLEAMVPDLVARDVYLCASPRFSSAVTTALTEAGLPRRQLHHEDFAF; encoded by the coding sequence ATGACAGTGTCAGCCGACCGTCGATGGAACGGACCAAGTTACGCCGAGGTGTCCGCGAAGACTGCCGCGCGGAGCGTCCCGCCGGCTGTGGCGCTCTGGCTGATTGCGGCCGGCGCCGCCGCGGCCGTTGCGCTGGCCGGGATCAGTGCGCCCCAACCGCTGCGGTTCAACCTGCCGCTCCTGGCCCACGTGTCCGGCCTGTTTGCCGGATACGGGGTAACGGTCATGGTGGCCCTGATGTCCCGCGCCCCCGCCCTGGAACGGGGAGTCGGTGCCGACCGGCTGGCCCGATGGCACGGGACTGGCGGCAGGGCCATAGTCAGCCTGATCCTCATCCACGGCCTTGCCGCGACCGCGGCCTGGGCAATGGGCCGGGGCTCCTCATTATGGGCCGCAACCGTCGACGTCCTCCACATGCCGGGACTTGTCGCGGCCACAGTGGGAACGGCGGTCTTTCTATCCGTGGGAATCGCTTCGGCGCAGGGCGCGCGCCGAAGGCTGAGGTACGAGACCTGGCACTTGCTTCACCTGCTGACGTACCTGGCGATCGCCCTGTCGTTCTCCCATGAGCTGGCTGGACCCGACTTGGCCGGTCTTCCCTTCGTCCAGGTGGCCTGGAGCCTCCTCTACACGTTCAGCTTCGGGCTGGTCCTGCGATATCGGGTTCTGGCCCCGCTCACACAGGTCTGGCGCCACCGGCTGCGTGTCGATCATGTTGTCGATGAGGGAGCCGGAGTTGTCAGCATCGTCCTTCGGGGCCGTCACCTCGACGAGCTCAACGCTGAATCGGGGCAATTCTTCCGCTGGAGGTTTTTGACCAGGACGCTGTGGCCGTCGTCGCACCCCTTCTCACTTTCTGCCCCGCCCCATCAGCAGTTTCTGCGGATAACGGTCAAAGCGGTGGGCGACGGAACGCAGTTGATCCACTCCGTACGGACAGGTACAAGAGTCCTGGCCCAAGGTCCGTACGGTGCCATGACGAAAGAGCGGCGCCAGGGGCGGGGAGTCCTCCTGATCGGCGGCGGGGTCGGAATCACCCCGATGCGCGCCCTGTTCGAGACCCTGCCGGTCGCCGGAAACGAACTGACCCTGCTGTACCGGGCCTCCTCGGCGGACGAGATTCTCTTCCGGGATGAGCTCGAATACATCGCCCGGCACCGTGGTGCGCGGCTGATCTTCCTGACGGGACCGGCGTCGGACCCCCGGAACGCGATAACCGCCCAAAGCCTGGAGGCCATGGTCCCGGATCTTGTGGCCCGCGACGTCTACCTATGCGCGTCGCCCCGGTTCTCCTCCGCAGTGACGACGGCCTTGACGGAGGCCGGCCTGCCCCGGCGGCAACTCCACCATGAGGATTTTGCCTTCTAG
- a CDS encoding App1 family protein, with protein sequence MNLVSQHSPQQPAVSGNNIFRLAHWISDSVNGLRLKAARSWHFTPQTVAYQGYGSTTWVRVLARVVLTSKPKPGSAAEQAAQNGNQNVRGWRAFTSVPIQFTEVEVEIGGVTARVQADRGGLVDTVVPVSLAPGWHTAELRAEGTDPVKSQVFVISPDTELGIVSDIDDTIMVTALPRPFLALWNTFVLSERARMATPGMAVLMDRLLVKHPEAPVIYLSTGPWNAAPTLARFITRNMYPPGPLLLTDWGLTNDRWFRSGQEHKRRNLELLAEEFPNMRWLLFGDNGQHDEAIYSHFAQQHGDRVAAIGIRQLSTGEAVLAGGHTESGDHAGSSVPWIYSPDGAGLAKGLRELTIL encoded by the coding sequence ATGAACTTGGTGTCGCAGCACTCACCCCAGCAGCCAGCGGTCTCCGGGAACAATATCTTCAGGCTCGCCCACTGGATTTCGGACAGCGTCAACGGGCTGCGGCTGAAGGCTGCCAGGAGCTGGCACTTCACTCCGCAGACCGTCGCCTACCAGGGCTATGGCTCCACCACCTGGGTCCGTGTGCTCGCCCGGGTGGTGCTGACAAGCAAGCCGAAGCCCGGAAGCGCGGCGGAGCAGGCCGCCCAGAACGGCAACCAGAATGTCCGGGGCTGGCGCGCTTTCACCAGTGTGCCCATCCAGTTCACCGAAGTGGAAGTCGAGATCGGGGGCGTCACTGCCCGGGTACAGGCGGACCGCGGCGGCCTGGTGGACACCGTGGTGCCGGTGTCACTCGCTCCTGGCTGGCACACGGCGGAACTGCGCGCCGAAGGAACCGACCCGGTGAAGTCCCAGGTGTTCGTCATTTCCCCGGACACCGAGCTGGGCATCGTCTCGGACATTGATGACACGATCATGGTCACCGCACTTCCGCGGCCCTTCCTCGCGCTCTGGAACACCTTCGTCCTGAGCGAACGGGCCAGGATGGCGACGCCAGGCATGGCTGTGCTGATGGACCGTCTGCTGGTCAAACACCCGGAGGCCCCGGTGATCTATCTGTCCACCGGGCCGTGGAATGCGGCGCCCACCCTGGCGCGCTTCATCACGCGGAACATGTACCCGCCGGGTCCCCTGTTGCTCACCGACTGGGGCCTCACCAACGACCGCTGGTTCCGCAGCGGCCAGGAGCACAAGCGCCGGAACCTGGAACTGCTGGCAGAGGAGTTCCCGAACATGCGCTGGCTGCTTTTCGGGGATAACGGCCAGCACGATGAAGCCATTTACTCCCACTTCGCCCAGCAGCACGGAGACCGCGTGGCCGCCATCGGCATCCGCCAGCTCTCCACCGGCGAAGCCGTGCTGGCCGGTGGACACACGGAGTCCGGGGACCACGCCGGTTCGTCCGTTCCGTGGATCTACTCCCCCGACGGCGCGGGCCTGGCGAAAGGCCTGCGGGAACTGACAATTCTCTAG
- a CDS encoding CHAD domain-containing protein: MATTAGDVLLGYLREQLGELRRHAPEAREGQAEAVHQMRVAARRLRSLLGSGRKLFATAEPSDVRAELRWISVELGAARDPRVVQARLRDLLAAEPGDLGHGRPDRKIDEELDAAAAAGHQGVVTALDSERYTRLIARLEVLLSVGKLSDRASRRPGKAFKKILARDTARLDRAVAGLPAASPGNVPARAAGLHEVRKAAKRLRYSAELAATVSGAGKQVRKRAKAARRIQTILGLHHDTVMARALLAELGLRSLPAGESGFSYGRLHAKEEAVAAGAEADFLKAWRRFPRNG; this comes from the coding sequence ATGGCAACCACCGCGGGTGACGTCTTGCTGGGCTACCTCAGGGAGCAGCTCGGTGAATTGCGGCGGCACGCACCGGAAGCCCGCGAGGGCCAGGCGGAAGCCGTGCACCAGATGCGGGTGGCGGCCCGCAGGCTCCGGTCCCTGCTGGGCAGCGGCCGGAAACTGTTCGCCACGGCAGAGCCTTCGGACGTGCGCGCCGAGCTGCGTTGGATCTCGGTGGAGCTCGGGGCTGCGCGTGATCCCCGCGTGGTCCAGGCGAGGCTCCGGGACCTGCTCGCCGCTGAACCCGGGGACCTCGGCCACGGACGCCCGGACCGGAAAATCGACGAGGAGCTCGACGCGGCGGCTGCGGCCGGACACCAGGGCGTCGTCACGGCACTGGACAGCGAGCGCTACACCAGGCTGATCGCCCGCCTGGAAGTCCTGCTCAGCGTCGGGAAGCTGTCGGACCGGGCCTCGCGGCGGCCGGGCAAGGCTTTCAAGAAGATCCTTGCCCGGGATACTGCCCGCCTGGACCGTGCGGTTGCCGGGCTTCCCGCAGCATCACCCGGCAACGTCCCTGCCCGGGCCGCGGGGCTACACGAGGTGCGGAAGGCGGCTAAGCGGCTCCGCTATTCAGCGGAACTGGCGGCCACCGTCAGCGGCGCCGGCAAGCAGGTGCGGAAGAGAGCCAAGGCCGCACGCCGCATCCAGACCATCCTGGGCCTGCACCATGACACCGTGATGGCCCGGGCCCTGCTCGCCGAGCTAGGCCTGCGTTCCCTGCCCGCCGGAGAGAGCGGGTTCAGCTACGGCCGGCTGCATGCCAAGGAGGAGGCCGTGGCGGCCGGTGCAGAAGCCGACTTCCTCAAGGCCTGGCGGAGGTTCCCCCGCAACGGGTAG
- a CDS encoding glycoside hydrolase family 15 protein, with protein sequence MVRIEDYAMVGDLHTAALISTEGSIDWLCLPRFDSPACFNALIDTPEAGRWLLAPETGGECTRRHYRKGTLILETEWETPTGKVRVIDFMPPRDGVADIVRIVVGVRGSVRMRGELSLRFDYGHIIPWVRHDKQGIHAVAGPDAAYLVTDAPLRGERMKTLSDFTVHEGERVPFVLTWTPSHLKRPRTVDPEKVLASTESFWQEWADRCTVTGPYRKVVQRSLIILKALTFAPTGGIVAAVTTSLPEELGGIRNWDYRFCWLRDATLTLQALLAAGYTEEAASWRDWLLRAVAGDPADLQIMYGIHGERRLPETELTWLRGYEGSYPVRTGNAAAGQLQLDVWGEVLDCLSLTRNSLLEHTDESWDLQVALMEHLEKAWTWPDNGLWEMRGPRRHFTHSKIMAWVAADRMVKGVRDFGLPGPADRWEELRDTIREEVMEKGFDAERNTFVQSYGSSEVDASLLLIPRVGFLPPDDPRVIGTIDAVQRELTHDGFVRRYKPAKSDDGLPGGEGVFLACSFWLVEALLGAGRRHEARELFQRLLALRNDVGLLSEEWHVEEGRQLGNTPQAFSHFALVLSALELQEDAVHRSDTPLAGG encoded by the coding sequence ATGGTACGTATCGAGGATTACGCAATGGTCGGCGACCTCCACACCGCTGCCCTGATCAGCACCGAGGGCTCGATCGACTGGCTCTGCCTGCCGCGTTTCGACTCGCCGGCCTGCTTCAACGCCCTCATCGACACGCCGGAGGCGGGCCGGTGGCTCTTGGCTCCGGAAACCGGCGGGGAGTGCACCCGGCGGCACTACCGCAAGGGGACGCTGATCCTGGAAACGGAGTGGGAAACCCCCACGGGCAAAGTCAGGGTCATCGACTTCATGCCCCCGCGCGACGGGGTAGCGGACATCGTGCGGATCGTGGTGGGAGTCCGCGGCTCTGTCCGGATGCGCGGCGAGCTGTCCCTTCGCTTCGATTACGGCCACATCATCCCTTGGGTCCGCCACGACAAACAAGGAATCCACGCGGTCGCCGGACCGGACGCCGCCTATCTCGTGACGGACGCGCCGCTGCGGGGCGAGCGCATGAAGACGCTCAGCGACTTCACCGTCCACGAGGGGGAGCGGGTGCCGTTCGTGCTGACCTGGACGCCGAGCCATCTGAAGCGTCCCCGGACCGTGGACCCGGAGAAGGTCCTGGCCTCCACCGAATCCTTTTGGCAGGAGTGGGCCGACCGGTGCACCGTGACCGGCCCGTACCGGAAAGTCGTCCAGCGTTCGCTGATCATCCTGAAGGCACTGACGTTCGCGCCCACCGGCGGGATCGTGGCTGCCGTCACCACCTCGCTGCCCGAGGAACTGGGGGGCATCCGCAATTGGGACTACCGGTTCTGCTGGCTCCGCGACGCCACCCTGACGCTGCAGGCCCTGCTGGCCGCCGGCTACACCGAGGAGGCCGCATCGTGGCGGGACTGGTTGCTCCGGGCGGTGGCCGGAGACCCTGCGGACCTGCAGATCATGTACGGCATCCATGGCGAGCGCCGGCTGCCGGAAACCGAACTTACTTGGTTGCGGGGGTACGAGGGTTCCTACCCGGTGCGTACCGGCAACGCCGCAGCCGGGCAGCTCCAGCTGGATGTCTGGGGCGAAGTCCTCGACTGCCTGTCACTGACCAGGAACTCGCTCCTGGAGCACACGGATGAATCCTGGGACCTCCAGGTGGCGCTGATGGAACACCTCGAGAAGGCCTGGACCTGGCCGGACAACGGTCTCTGGGAAATGCGCGGGCCGCGGCGGCACTTCACGCACTCCAAAATCATGGCGTGGGTGGCGGCGGACCGCATGGTCAAGGGTGTCCGGGACTTCGGCCTGCCGGGGCCGGCCGACCGCTGGGAGGAACTTCGCGACACCATCCGCGAGGAGGTGATGGAGAAAGGCTTCGACGCCGAACGCAACACCTTCGTGCAGAGCTACGGGAGCTCCGAGGTGGACGCCAGCCTGCTGCTCATCCCCCGGGTGGGTTTCCTGCCGCCGGATGACCCGCGGGTGATCGGAACAATCGATGCCGTCCAGCGGGAGCTCACCCACGACGGCTTCGTGCGCCGCTACAAGCCGGCCAAAAGCGACGACGGTTTGCCGGGCGGCGAGGGGGTGTTTCTTGCCTGTTCGTTCTGGCTCGTCGAGGCACTGCTGGGGGCCGGCCGGCGGCACGAAGCCAGGGAGCTGTTCCAGCGGCTGCTGGCGCTGCGCAACGACGTCGGGCTCCTCAGCGAAGAATGGCATGTCGAGGAGGGCCGGCAGCTGGGCAACACCCCGCAGGCGTTCAGCCACTTCGCCCTGGTCCTGAGTGCCTTGGAACTGCAGGAGGATGCCGTGCACCGCAGCGATACCCCGCTGGCGGGCGGCTGA
- a CDS encoding MmcQ/YjbR family DNA-binding protein, protein MATEDDVRRAALALPGVVERSSWGRPAWFAATLMARIWDDGVLTVKTEEREALAGTDPATYFWTPHHDRSPQLVLVRLERIGLQELGELLDESHRLAGGRRR, encoded by the coding sequence ATGGCCACCGAAGACGACGTCCGCCGCGCCGCCCTGGCCCTGCCGGGCGTGGTGGAGCGGTCGAGCTGGGGCCGGCCGGCATGGTTTGCGGCCACCCTGATGGCTCGGATCTGGGACGACGGGGTTCTGACGGTTAAGACGGAGGAGCGCGAGGCGCTGGCCGGTACAGACCCGGCAACCTACTTCTGGACGCCGCACCATGACCGGTCACCGCAGCTGGTGCTCGTCCGCCTGGAGCGCATAGGCCTCCAGGAACTCGGCGAGCTCCTTGACGAATCACACCGGCTCGCCGGGGGCCGACGCCGGTAG
- a CDS encoding glycoside hydrolase family 1 protein, protein MKASAKELAALLPPRFTLGVATAAFQIEGALDEDGRGPSGWDVFAAKPGSIVDDHSPAVACDHYHRMPEDVALMKELGVDSYRFSLSWSRIQPGGSGPVNPAGLDFYDRLIDLLLANGISPMATLYHWDTPLELDEAGGWMNRDTAYRLGEFAAIAAAAYGDRVTRWVTVNEPATVTTNGYMLGMHAPGETLMLKALPSVHHQLLGHGLSVQALRAANVPGEIGITNVYSPMVPASANPLDKVSAGLMDMAQNRIYADPVLLGKYPDLIRAATFFSSFSPSSEDMALISQPLDYYGLNYYMPTRVASGPGDGPVPEGMAAAMGDDLSGTAPGSPFHIATFPDTETTAYGWPIKPEYMAVALAEMSERYPDLPPVYITEGGASFEDLEIRGADGQLIIPDERRVRYLADHIATAVEATSPGGAAEKIDLRGYYVWSLLDNFEWSGGYKQQFGLLHVDRETQLRTPKASFYWLQELLAARSTDAVPEVTAGAALAGISDADELAGVPDEGELAGTPDDEWSQAVN, encoded by the coding sequence ATGAAAGCCTCCGCCAAAGAACTGGCCGCCCTGCTTCCGCCCCGCTTCACCCTGGGGGTGGCAACTGCGGCCTTCCAGATCGAGGGCGCGCTGGACGAGGACGGGCGCGGGCCCTCCGGCTGGGACGTCTTCGCGGCGAAGCCGGGGTCGATCGTGGATGACCACAGCCCCGCCGTGGCGTGCGACCACTACCACCGGATGCCGGAAGATGTGGCCCTGATGAAAGAACTGGGCGTCGATTCCTACCGCTTCTCCCTTTCGTGGTCCCGGATCCAACCCGGGGGCAGCGGTCCGGTAAATCCTGCGGGCCTGGACTTCTACGACCGGCTCATTGACCTGCTGCTGGCCAACGGGATCTCGCCCATGGCCACGCTGTACCACTGGGACACGCCGCTGGAGCTGGATGAGGCGGGCGGCTGGATGAACCGGGACACCGCCTACCGGCTGGGTGAGTTCGCGGCGATCGCCGCCGCCGCCTACGGTGACCGCGTGACGCGCTGGGTCACCGTCAACGAACCTGCCACCGTCACCACCAACGGCTATATGCTCGGCATGCACGCCCCGGGCGAAACCCTCATGCTGAAGGCGCTGCCCAGCGTGCACCACCAGCTCCTGGGCCACGGACTGTCGGTTCAGGCGCTCCGGGCAGCCAACGTCCCTGGGGAAATCGGCATCACCAACGTGTACTCGCCGATGGTCCCGGCTTCGGCCAACCCGCTGGACAAGGTCAGTGCCGGCCTGATGGACATGGCCCAGAACCGGATCTATGCGGACCCTGTCCTGTTGGGGAAATATCCGGACCTGATCCGGGCCGCCACATTCTTCTCGTCCTTCAGCCCGTCCAGCGAGGACATGGCGCTGATCTCGCAGCCGCTGGACTACTACGGACTCAACTACTACATGCCCACCCGCGTGGCCTCCGGCCCCGGGGACGGCCCCGTGCCCGAGGGCATGGCCGCGGCCATGGGCGATGACCTCAGCGGCACGGCCCCCGGGTCCCCGTTCCACATCGCCACCTTCCCGGACACCGAGACCACCGCCTATGGATGGCCGATCAAGCCCGAGTACATGGCCGTGGCTCTGGCCGAGATGAGCGAGCGCTACCCCGACCTGCCCCCGGTATACATCACCGAAGGCGGGGCGAGCTTCGAAGACCTGGAGATCCGGGGCGCGGACGGGCAGCTCATCATCCCGGATGAACGGCGGGTGCGCTACCTCGCGGACCATATCGCCACGGCGGTTGAAGCCACCTCGCCAGGCGGAGCAGCCGAAAAAATTGATCTGCGCGGCTACTATGTGTGGTCTCTGCTGGACAACTTTGAATGGTCCGGGGGCTACAAGCAGCAGTTCGGCCTGCTGCACGTAGACCGGGAGACTCAGCTCCGCACGCCCAAAGCCTCGTTCTATTGGCTCCAGGAGCTGCTCGCCGCCCGGTCCACGGACGCGGTCCCGGAGGTTACCGCGGGGGCGGCGCTCGCCGGCATATCCGACGCCGACGAGCTGGCCGGCGTGCCGGACGAAGGCGAGCTGGCCGGCACGCCCGACGACGAATGGTCCCAGGCGGTCAACTGA
- a CDS encoding phosphatase PAP2 family protein, whose amino-acid sequence MAEEQARTSQGRWRVFHDKFVVEERYISAAARRNLFRIAVVLIVVGIVLFSVILTDVLLRDGVADADEPVRSWLLTLRSGPLTTIMIILAIIFGPVALPIIVLVVTVAWGLLAKHAWRPILLAGAMLTGVILAQVVGRTVERQRPPLDLMLFGADTTFSFPSGHVLGACDFLLVTTYLVYSRRRNPRSAVVAFAVAGVGIFFAAVSRLYLGYHWTTDALASLSLSFVVLGAVIALDTWRTARIPGERITGTLSKAETSKD is encoded by the coding sequence ATGGCCGAGGAGCAAGCCCGGACGTCGCAGGGCCGGTGGCGCGTCTTCCATGACAAATTTGTCGTGGAGGAACGCTATATAAGCGCGGCTGCACGGAGAAATCTCTTCCGGATCGCCGTCGTCCTGATAGTCGTCGGAATCGTGCTGTTTTCGGTCATCCTGACCGACGTTCTCCTGAGGGACGGCGTCGCCGACGCAGATGAGCCCGTGCGCTCCTGGCTCCTGACCCTGCGCTCAGGGCCGCTGACCACCATCATGATCATCCTCGCGATCATCTTCGGCCCGGTTGCCCTGCCGATCATTGTCCTGGTGGTCACCGTTGCGTGGGGGCTGCTGGCCAAGCACGCCTGGCGCCCCATCCTGCTCGCGGGGGCGATGCTGACCGGCGTGATCCTGGCCCAGGTGGTGGGCCGGACCGTGGAGCGGCAGCGTCCCCCGTTGGACCTGATGCTTTTTGGCGCCGACACCACTTTCTCTTTCCCGTCGGGGCACGTCCTCGGTGCGTGTGACTTCCTGCTCGTCACGACGTACCTCGTGTATTCGCGTCGGCGCAATCCGCGGTCCGCCGTGGTCGCTTTCGCCGTCGCCGGAGTCGGGATCTTCTTTGCCGCGGTCAGCCGCCTCTACCTCGGATACCACTGGACCACGGACGCCCTGGCGTCGCTGTCCCTTTCCTTCGTGGTGCTGGGCGCAGTGATAGCCCTCGACACCTGGCGGACCGCCCGGATCCCGGGCGAGCGCATCACCGGAACCCTCTCAAAGGCCGAAACCAGCAAGGACTAG
- a CDS encoding DnaJ domain-containing protein translates to MDSDPRGYYAALHVTPAATQADIQRAFRALIRLHHPDVGSPGPQGGGSDVRSILDAFAVLRNPVARAEYDRNGRAPDSGAASGARGTDGPPEGGGRPAEPPGPAGARDIPVRHHPGRGPVLRVTPVRWERGPWKGRS, encoded by the coding sequence ATGGACAGTGACCCGCGAGGTTACTACGCAGCCCTTCACGTGACGCCGGCTGCCACGCAGGCGGACATCCAGCGTGCCTTCCGGGCATTGATCCGCCTGCACCACCCCGACGTCGGCAGCCCTGGACCGCAGGGCGGGGGCTCGGACGTCCGGAGCATCCTGGATGCTTTCGCCGTACTGCGGAATCCGGTAGCCCGGGCGGAGTACGACCGGAACGGGCGGGCGCCGGACAGCGGTGCGGCCAGCGGCGCGCGGGGGACCGACGGACCCCCGGAGGGCGGCGGACGCCCTGCGGAGCCGCCCGGCCCGGCCGGCGCGAGGGACATTCCGGTGCGCCACCACCCCGGGCGCGGCCCCGTGCTTCGGGTCACCCCGGTCCGGTGGGAACGCGGTCCCTGGAAAGGGCGCAGCTAA
- a CDS encoding Hsp20/alpha crystallin family protein has translation MLMRTDPFRELDRLTQQVFGTAARPAAMPMDAWQEDGEFVVAFDLPGVNVDTVDLDIERNVLTVRAERRDQTQPNVELIASERPRGVFSRQLILGDTLDTEKVKATYADGVLTLRIPVLEKAKPRKIEITSTQDKMQEIGK, from the coding sequence ATGTTGATGCGTACGGACCCGTTCCGCGAACTGGACCGGCTGACCCAGCAGGTGTTCGGAACGGCGGCTCGGCCCGCTGCGATGCCGATGGACGCCTGGCAGGAAGACGGGGAGTTTGTGGTTGCGTTCGACCTCCCCGGCGTCAACGTGGACACCGTCGATCTTGACATCGAACGCAACGTCTTGACCGTCCGCGCAGAGCGGCGTGATCAGACGCAGCCCAACGTTGAGCTGATTGCTTCGGAGCGGCCGCGTGGCGTGTTTAGCCGCCAGCTGATCCTGGGCGACACCCTGGACACGGAGAAGGTTAAGGCCACCTACGCCGACGGTGTCCTGACACTCCGCATTCCGGTGCTCGAGAAGGCCAAGCCGCGCAAGATCGAGATCACGAGCACGCAGGACAAGATGCAGGAGATCGGCAAGTAA
- a CDS encoding MerR family transcriptional regulator, whose product MEERAPEVGLYAISVVAQLVGTGQQNIRLYERRGLLTPDRTAGGTRQYSEADLAVLRRINVLLDEGLNLAGVAKVLELEATNARLRAELKRARARSRSRPANVDRDVGPAS is encoded by the coding sequence ATGGAGGAACGTGCACCGGAGGTGGGCCTGTACGCGATCTCCGTGGTGGCCCAGCTTGTCGGAACGGGACAGCAGAACATCCGGCTGTACGAGCGCCGGGGACTCCTGACGCCTGACCGCACAGCCGGGGGGACGCGGCAGTACAGCGAAGCGGACCTGGCGGTGCTTCGGCGGATCAACGTACTGCTGGACGAGGGACTGAATCTGGCCGGGGTGGCCAAGGTCCTGGAGCTGGAAGCCACCAACGCGCGGCTCCGCGCGGAACTGAAACGGGCGCGGGCAAGGTCCCGGTCCCGGCCCGCAAACGTGGACCGCGACGTCGGGCCGGCCTCCTGA
- a CDS encoding DUF72 domain-containing protein: MTLQIGTSGWSYDHWEHVLYPPGLPARDRLALYAANFTTVELNASFYRWPREVSFASWRRRLPEGFLLSAKAPRGLTHAKKLYAPEVWVDRIVRCWHELGDKRAILLVQLPPAFARDDARLDYFLSALPEWIRVSVEFRHPSWDHPEVYALLERHGAAYCVMSGAGLPCILRATAPFVYLRLHGPDHQHLYGGSYSDDELRWWADRIREWRGSGRDVFVYFNNDGGGNAVRNAFTLRHLLQGA; the protein is encoded by the coding sequence GTGACACTGCAGATCGGCACTTCCGGCTGGAGCTACGACCACTGGGAACACGTGCTCTACCCGCCGGGCCTCCCGGCGCGGGACAGGCTGGCGCTCTACGCGGCGAACTTCACCACGGTGGAACTGAACGCAAGCTTCTACCGCTGGCCGCGCGAGGTCTCCTTTGCAAGCTGGCGCCGCCGCTTGCCCGAGGGCTTCCTCCTGTCAGCAAAGGCTCCCCGCGGCCTGACGCACGCCAAAAAACTGTACGCGCCTGAAGTCTGGGTTGACCGGATCGTCCGCTGCTGGCACGAACTGGGCGACAAGCGGGCCATTCTGCTGGTCCAGCTGCCGCCGGCTTTCGCGCGCGACGACGCCCGGCTGGATTATTTCCTCTCCGCGCTGCCGGAATGGATCCGGGTCAGTGTCGAGTTCCGCCACCCCAGCTGGGACCACCCTGAGGTCTATGCGCTCCTGGAACGGCACGGAGCCGCGTACTGCGTGATGAGCGGTGCCGGGCTGCCCTGCATCCTCCGCGCCACGGCGCCGTTCGTCTATCTCCGCCTGCACGGACCTGACCACCAGCACCTCTACGGTGGATCGTATTCTGACGACGAACTGCGGTGGTGGGCGGACCGGATCAGGGAGTGGCGCGGTTCCGGAAGGGACGTTTTCGTATATTTCAACAACGACGGCGGCGGCAACGCCGTGCGCAACGCCTTTACCCTGCGGCATCTGCTTCAGGGGGCCTGA
- a CDS encoding HAD family hydrolase, translated as MRTAETAGDGSPQHGGGRRAAVLFDVDGTLVDSSYIHTLAWWRAFRQAGYDVPMASIHRSVGMGGDRILDSLLPADRDTSEDSTIMTSHAAVFSTFWPSLRPLDGAKELLAQCHENGLAVALASSARERDLEALRATIGADAFIDAATSSNDAQESKPAPDILVAALKALGVQASDSVYVGDAVWDIYAAGKLDIPTIGLTSGGTSEAELRDAGAVEIYASPRDLLENLGASMIGKLSARRQQD; from the coding sequence GTGCGCACCGCTGAGACCGCAGGAGACGGCTCGCCGCAGCACGGCGGCGGCCGCAGGGCGGCGGTACTGTTCGACGTCGACGGAACCCTGGTCGATTCGTCCTATATCCATACCCTGGCCTGGTGGCGTGCCTTCCGCCAGGCGGGTTATGACGTTCCGATGGCCAGCATCCACCGCTCGGTAGGAATGGGTGGGGACAGGATCCTCGACAGCCTGCTCCCCGCGGACCGGGATACGTCCGAGGACAGCACGATCATGACCTCGCATGCGGCGGTGTTCTCCACCTTCTGGCCGTCCCTGCGTCCGCTGGACGGCGCCAAGGAACTGCTGGCGCAGTGCCACGAAAACGGGCTCGCCGTGGCGTTGGCGTCGTCTGCCCGGGAGCGTGACCTCGAGGCCCTGCGCGCCACGATCGGGGCTGACGCCTTCATCGATGCGGCCACGAGCTCCAATGACGCCCAGGAGAGCAAGCCCGCCCCGGACATCCTCGTCGCTGCCCTGAAAGCCCTCGGCGTGCAGGCCTCGGACTCCGTCTACGTGGGCGACGCCGTCTGGGACATCTATGCTGCCGGGAAGCTGGATATTCCGACAATCGGACTCACCAGCGGCGGCACCAGCGAAGCGGAACTGCGCGACGCCGGAGCTGTCGAAATCTACGCATCCCCCCGGGATCTGCTTGAGAACCTGGGAGCCAGCATGATCGGGAAACTCAGCGCCCGGCGGCAGCAGGACTGA